A single window of Kitasatospora sp. HUAS MG31 DNA harbors:
- a CDS encoding GNAT family N-acetyltransferase → MTDLGLVAWPPAPIRTERLVLRQSEARDRAGFVALFASPEVGTYVGGARSREEVEDTMPEVPGRRPGVFVIDLDGQMIGMVTLDPRAAERRGHIRPDGGETELGYLILPEAWGRGYAVEACAAALDWFAGAVPGAPVVLSTQTANERSMRVAEKLGFTEVDRFEEYGAEQWFGVWPSGPASA, encoded by the coding sequence ATGACTGATCTTGGACTTGTCGCCTGGCCGCCGGCTCCGATCCGGACGGAGCGGCTCGTACTCCGCCAGTCCGAGGCCCGGGACCGTGCGGGGTTCGTCGCGCTGTTCGCCTCGCCCGAGGTGGGGACCTACGTCGGTGGGGCCCGATCGCGTGAGGAGGTCGAGGACACGATGCCCGAGGTACCCGGGCGGCGCCCCGGCGTCTTCGTGATCGATCTGGACGGGCAGATGATCGGCATGGTCACGCTCGACCCGCGGGCCGCGGAGCGGCGGGGTCACATCCGTCCGGACGGCGGGGAGACCGAGCTCGGCTACCTGATCCTGCCTGAGGCATGGGGACGCGGGTACGCCGTCGAGGCGTGCGCGGCGGCACTCGACTGGTTCGCCGGCGCGGTGCCCGGCGCCCCGGTGGTGCTCAGCACCCAGACCGCCAACGAACGCTCGATGCGCGTCGCGGAGAAGCTGGGGTTCACCGAGGTGGACCGGTTCGAGGAGTACGGCGCCGAGCAGTGGTTCGGCGTGTGGCCCTCGGGCCCGGCGTCCGCCTGA